One genomic window of Butyricicoccus intestinisimiae includes the following:
- the atpE gene encoding ATP synthase F0 subunit C codes for MNVAIGAGLAVLTGIGAGIGIGIATGKSSESIARQPEAAGKISQNLILGCALAEATAIYGFLIGILLIFMG; via the coding sequence ATGAACGTAGCAATTGGCGCAGGTTTGGCAGTATTGACTGGTATTGGTGCTGGTATCGGCATCGGCATTGCAACCGGTAAGTCTTCGGAATCCATCGCTCGTCAGCCGGAAGCTGCCGGCAAGATCAGCCAGAACCTGATTCTTGGCTGTGCACTGGCAGAGGCAACCGCTATTTACGGCTTCCTGATTGGTATTCTGCTGATCTTCATGGGCTGA
- the atpH gene encoding ATP synthase F1 subunit delta has translation MSTTARRYAAALHNCGCSVDSLRQTAQYLMDSAPLWEALCSPAVQAKEKKAVLNRLPDFTDDKHLKNFYGLLAEKSRFSLLPEIVDEYRKLEMRQHGEGLCVLRCVRDPGDDALSKLAKLLCKKHGYQSLTFEIVLDPEVLGGFVFELDGVTYDKSVRGHIHALAQSLQEG, from the coding sequence ATGAGTACGACGGCACGCCGCTATGCGGCCGCCCTTCATAACTGCGGCTGCTCAGTAGACAGCCTGAGACAAACGGCACAGTATTTGATGGACAGCGCTCCCCTTTGGGAAGCGCTGTGCAGTCCCGCTGTACAGGCGAAGGAAAAGAAGGCAGTGCTCAACCGCCTGCCGGACTTCACAGATGACAAACATCTGAAAAATTTTTACGGACTGTTGGCTGAAAAAAGCCGCTTTTCTCTCCTTCCGGAAATCGTAGACGAATACCGGAAGCTGGAGATGCGGCAGCACGGAGAGGGACTTTGCGTCCTGCGCTGTGTGCGCGATCCGGGCGATGACGCGCTCAGCAAACTGGCGAAACTGCTTTGCAAAAAGCACGGCTATCAGTCCCTTACTTTTGAAATTGTATTGGACCCCGAAGTCCTTGGCGGCTTTGTCTTTGAACTTGACGGGGTAACCTATGATAAGAGCGTCCGCGGGCACATTCATGCCCTGGCGCAAAGTCTGCAAGAGGGGTGA
- the atpA gene encoding F0F1 ATP synthase subunit alpha, whose translation MNHSDEIISILQEEIEQYDSRTRRAETGTVLEIGDGIATVYGLDRAVYGELVEFETGVRGIVLNLERDSVGVVLLGSEEGLHEGSIVKRTGRAADVPVGDAMIGRTVNALGDPIDGLGPIACTETRPIEHEASGVVSREPVNQPMQTGILAIDSMVPIGRGQRELIIGDRQTGKTSIAIDTILNQKGQDMICIYVAIGQKASTVAKLRGTLEKAGALDYSIIVSATAADSAPQQYIAPYAGAAIGEYFMSKGKDVLIVYDDLSKHAVAYRTLSLLLRRSPGREAYPGDVFYLHSRLLERACRLTKEYGGGSMTAIPIIETLAGDVSAYIPTNVISITDGQIYLENDLFFSGQRPAVNVGLSVSRVGGSAQTKAIKKTSGTLRIDLARFRELEVFTQFSSDLDEETRQALDHGKRLMEILKQPLYHPMPVWKQAVILYVATNGLLSDVPLDRANKFVKDFADTLQSENSALVEEIQSTGTLPGTAGEQIRKALESYKEQVSASWQA comes from the coding sequence TTGAATCATTCAGACGAAATTATATCCATTCTCCAAGAGGAGATTGAACAATATGACAGCCGCACCCGCCGCGCAGAGACCGGCACAGTGCTCGAAATCGGCGACGGCATTGCGACTGTATACGGTCTCGACCGCGCCGTTTACGGCGAACTGGTTGAGTTTGAGACCGGTGTCCGCGGCATTGTGCTGAACTTGGAGCGCGACAGCGTCGGCGTTGTCCTGCTCGGCAGCGAAGAAGGTCTGCACGAGGGTTCCATCGTCAAGCGCACCGGCCGTGCAGCAGATGTTCCGGTCGGCGATGCGATGATCGGCCGTACCGTCAACGCATTGGGCGACCCAATTGACGGCCTCGGCCCGATTGCCTGCACCGAAACCCGCCCGATTGAGCATGAGGCTTCCGGCGTCGTTTCCCGCGAACCGGTTAATCAGCCGATGCAGACGGGTATCTTGGCCATTGACTCCATGGTTCCGATTGGACGCGGTCAGCGTGAGTTAATCATCGGCGACCGCCAGACCGGTAAAACATCCATCGCGATTGACACCATCCTGAACCAGAAGGGTCAGGACATGATTTGTATTTACGTTGCCATCGGTCAGAAGGCATCGACGGTTGCCAAGCTGCGCGGCACACTGGAAAAGGCCGGTGCGCTGGATTACAGTATTATCGTATCCGCGACCGCGGCAGATTCTGCGCCGCAGCAGTACATTGCACCGTATGCCGGTGCTGCCATCGGCGAGTATTTCATGAGCAAGGGCAAGGACGTCCTCATTGTATATGATGATCTGTCCAAGCACGCGGTTGCATACCGTACCCTTTCGCTTCTGCTCCGCCGCTCCCCAGGCCGTGAAGCCTATCCGGGCGATGTATTCTATCTGCATTCCCGTCTGCTCGAGCGTGCCTGCCGCCTGACCAAGGAATACGGCGGCGGCTCGATGACCGCTATTCCGATCATCGAAACACTGGCCGGTGATGTATCCGCATACATTCCAACCAACGTTATTTCTATTACAGACGGTCAGATTTATCTGGAAAATGACCTGTTCTTCTCGGGTCAGCGTCCGGCTGTCAACGTCGGTCTGTCGGTATCCCGTGTCGGCGGTTCTGCACAGACCAAGGCAATCAAGAAAACCTCCGGTACCCTTCGTATTGATCTGGCACGTTTCCGCGAGCTGGAAGTATTTACCCAGTTCAGCTCGGATCTGGACGAAGAGACCCGTCAGGCACTGGATCACGGCAAGCGGCTGATGGAAATCCTCAAGCAGCCGCTGTACCATCCGATGCCGGTTTGGAAGCAGGCTGTGATTCTGTATGTCGCAACCAACGGACTGCTCTCGGATGTCCCGCTTGATCGCGCAAATAAATTTGTCAAGGATTTTGCAGATACGCTTCAGTCCGAAAACAGCGCACTTGTCGAAGAAATCCAGTCCACCGGCACGCTCCCCGGCACGGCAGGTGAACAGATTCGCAAGGCACTGGAGTCCTATAAAGAACAGGTGAGCGCATCATGGCAGGCATAA
- the atpF gene encoding F0F1 ATP synthase subunit B — protein MILNLNWQIIWVFVNLLILFLLMKKFLFGPITKMLDNRAKSVADTLDQADERLADAEKQKAEYTQQLADARGEASRIIEEARKRADLAYSRRMNEAEKDIQRLNEQAARQREADREAMLKSAKQQIAALVLLTTAKVSQHAMNADADRTMLDSFLNEAGDEL, from the coding sequence ATGATCCTGAATTTAAACTGGCAAATCATCTGGGTGTTTGTCAATCTGCTCATTCTGTTCCTGCTGATGAAAAAGTTCCTGTTCGGCCCCATCACCAAGATGCTGGACAACCGAGCAAAGAGCGTTGCTGACACGCTGGATCAGGCGGATGAACGTCTGGCTGACGCGGAAAAGCAGAAGGCGGAATACACCCAGCAGCTGGCAGATGCCCGCGGCGAAGCATCCCGTATCATAGAGGAAGCACGCAAGCGTGCGGATCTCGCATACAGCCGCCGCATGAACGAGGCGGAAAAGGACATTCAGCGCCTCAACGAACAGGCTGCGCGTCAGCGCGAAGCAGACCGCGAGGCCATGCTCAAGTCCGCCAAGCAGCAGATTGCCGCTCTGGTTCTGCTGACCACCGCCAAGGTGTCTCAGCACGCCATGAACGCAGACGCAGACCGCACCATGCTCGATTCCTTTTTGAACGAAGCGGGTGACGAGTTATGA
- a CDS encoding F0F1 ATP synthase subunit A — MEEIKAELNAQLQSKIAFDIPLFGGIPVPQSTVITWVIMAILTALAIWLTRGLNRKPGRRQVAAETFVGFINGFCKNTLGEKYWRTFAPYLGTVGLYLGLANISGLFGVTPPTKDLNVTAGLAVMSAILIYGAQFRYHGLGGGLKKFGQPVAIVAPLNVMEIGIRPLSLCMRLFGNIFAGFVIMELLKMLMPVVLPIPFSLYFDVFDGMLQAIVFVFLTTLFLSESLD, encoded by the coding sequence TTGGAAGAAATCAAAGCGGAACTCAATGCGCAGCTGCAAAGTAAGATTGCATTTGACATTCCGCTGTTCGGCGGGATTCCGGTACCGCAGTCGACCGTCATTACTTGGGTCATCATGGCCATTCTGACGGCGCTCGCCATCTGGCTGACACGCGGCTTGAACCGCAAGCCTGGCCGCCGTCAAGTCGCGGCTGAAACCTTTGTCGGCTTCATCAACGGATTCTGCAAGAACACACTCGGCGAGAAATACTGGCGCACCTTCGCTCCGTACCTCGGAACAGTCGGCCTGTACTTGGGTCTTGCCAATATCTCCGGTCTGTTCGGCGTCACGCCTCCAACCAAGGATTTGAACGTCACAGCCGGTCTGGCAGTCATGAGTGCAATCCTCATCTATGGTGCACAGTTCCGGTATCACGGTCTGGGCGGCGGACTGAAAAAGTTCGGTCAGCCGGTCGCTATCGTCGCACCGCTCAATGTCATGGAAATCGGCATTCGCCCGCTGTCGCTGTGCATGCGACTGTTCGGCAACATCTTTGCAGGCTTCGTCATCATGGAACTGCTCAAAATGCTGATGCCTGTCGTTTTACCTATTCCGTTCAGCCTCTATTTTGATGTGTTTGACGGCATGCTGCAGGCAATCGTATTTGTGTTCCTGACAACCCTATTCCTTTCGGAATCTTTGGATTAA